GCCGGCAAGCACCAATTGCGCCGTCTTGCCGCCGGGGGCGGCGCAGAGATCAGCGACCTCTTGCCCCGCAAGCGGGCCGAGCAGGCGGACGGGGAGGGCGGCGGCGGTGTCTTGGACGAAGAAATTGCCCTCCCGGTAGCCGGGCAGCGCGGTGACTTCGCTCCCCGGCGGCAGCCGGAGACTGCCCGAGGGCAAAATCTCGCCCGCCGGCAAGGGCGAAACGCCGGGGAGGGGGGTGAGATCGAGCGGCGGGTCGTTCTGATGGCCGAGGGCGATCGCCCGCGCCGCCTCGCCCCAGCTCGCCCAGAGCCAGGGCGGCGTGTCGAGACGCGGCGGGTCGAGGGACTCGAGCGCCGCGCCGCCATCGCTTGCGACCCGGCGCAAGACCGCGTTCACGAGCCCCGCGAAAGCGCCAAAACCGGCGCGCCGGGTAAGCGCGACCGCGGTCGAGACGGCGGCGTGCGGCGGCGTTGCGAGGAACAGGAGGGCGGCGGCGCCGAGGCGGAGCGCATGCCGCACCGTGACCGGCGGGGCGCGGCGGAGATGCGCATCGAGCACGGCGTCGAGGGTGCCGAGCCGGCGCAGCACGGTCGCCGCCAAGCGATGCGCGGCTGCCCGATCGCGCCCGTCGCCACCAGGGAGGGCATGGAGCGCGGCATCGAGGGTGCGATGGCGGTCGAGAGTCTCGGTCAGCAGAAAAAGCGCGCTGTCGCGAGTCGGATCCGGCGGCGGGGTTTCGGGCATGGCGTGTTCATGGCGCGGTTTTGCCCGAAAGGACAAGAGCTATGGCGACAAGGCTGGCCACGCGATGGCCGCCGGCGAGCAGCCGCGAACCCCGGCAAATCGTCAAAATCCCAGTGTTAACCGGTTTTTCTTGTCAGCCGATCGCAGGTGTCTCGATCAGCCCTCACTGGTGAGGGATTTGATGAGTTCGAACACGCGCTTTCTCACCGCTGGCTCGGAGATGCGGTAATAGGCGCGGACCAGTTCGAGGGTCTCGCGGCGGGACATGGTGTCATCGCCGAAACCTTCCTGGGCCTCGGCGAAGCCGAGGGCGCGGCGTGCGCTTGGCGAGCCATAGGTCGCGGCCAGGGGTTCTGGCATATCGTCAAAGAAATAGCTGATCGGCACATCGAGAACGCGGGCGAGGTCAAACAGCCGCGACGCGCCGACCCGATTGGCGCCGCGTTCGTATTTCTGTACCTGCTGGAAGGTCAGGCCGAGAGCCTCACCGAGGCGTTCTTGCGACATGCCGAGCAGGGTCCGGCGCAAGCGAATGCGCGAGCCGACATGGACATCGATCGGGCTTGGCTTGCTCTCTTTCTCGCTATGTCCAGAAAATTCATCAGACGGCATATCGATGTCACCCCTGGCGGCGGAAACTGGCATTGCCGATCCGTTCATCTGTGGTCTCAATCCCATGCCCCGTCGCCGGGACCGGTTTACGCGTGGTCTGCTACGAGCAGCCAGTTTCACGACACACGGGCAAGCGGTTCGCTAAACATGACTTTCGTAAATTTCAGCGACGGGAAGCCCTGGATTTCCGTCTAAGTTAACTGTTTATTAACAGTGTGCCGAGGCAAGGTCAAGTTCATATGACCAATTCAGATAAAATTTAACGAAAAAAGCGACGCGATATCACGTTTTGAATTGATGTCCGGAAATTTCCCATTTTCGCGCCAACCCAACGCCGATGACCACGGCAATCGCTGCAAAGCCGAGCAGCAGCGGCACCAGGAGACCGAAACGGGCAAAGGGCGGCGGCGGCAAGGCGCCCGGCACGGCGACCAACTTGATCCCGGTCTGGCCGAGCCCAAGCCGCGCGACTTCCCGCCCATGCGCATCGAACGCCGCCGAAATCCCGGTATTGGCGGCACGCAGCAGCGGCAGACCTTCCTCGATCGCGCGCATCCGGGCGGCGGCGAGATGCTGGCGCGGCCCGGAGGAATTGCCGAACCAAGCATCGTTGGTGATATTGACGAGAAGGCGCGGCCGCGCCGCTTCATCGACGATGGCGTGAGGATAAATCGCCTCGTAGCAAATCAGCGGCGCCACCGGAACGAGACCGGGCAGAGTGAGCGTTTTCGGCCCCGCGCCGGGCGCAAAGCCGCCGCCGGGGACGATATCGACCGGCAGCGGCAGCCATTGCGGCTGATATTCGCCGCCCGGGACGAGATGGTATTTGTCATAGACGCCGATGACGTCGCCCTTACCGTCGAGCGCGATCAGGCTGTTGCGGGGCCGGCCATCGCGGCCGCGCCGAACCGATCCGACCAGCGCCGGCGCGCCGCCAGCAGCGATCGCGATCGCCCGGCGCGCCTCGGGATCGTCGAGCAGCGGATAGGGGCTCGCGGTTTCCGGCCAGATCACCAGCGTCTGCCCGACGCCGCCATGCCCGAGATCGGCGTGCCCAGAGTCGGCGTGCCCAGAGACGGTGCGCCCCTGGTCGGCGCGATAGACCCCCTCGGAGGTGAGGTCGAGATAGCGGCGGAAGATGGTGACGGCGCGTTCGGGGCTCCATTTATCGCCCTCGGCGACATTGCCTTGGACCAGGATCGCGGTGATCCCCGGCGGCGCACCGGCCGGGCGGGCGCGCCAAACGGCACCAAACCCGGCCCAGACGACGAGCAGCGCCGCCCCGGCGAGCCAGCCGCGCCGCCCGAGCGCGGGTAACCCTGCGAGCAGAAGCGTGAGCCCGGTGACCCCCTGCGTGCCGACGAGCGCGATCGGTTGCAGCATGATCTCGCCGGCGACCCCAGGGAATGCCCACACGCTGGCCCAGGGATTCCACGGAAATCCGCCGCCCAAGAATTGCCGCACGAGATCGCCCAGCATCCAGACCGCGGCAAACAGCAAAACCCGCCGCCACCCCGCCGGCACGAACCACGCCACCAGCGCCGCGATCCCGATGAAAGGGGCGAGAATGGCGGCAAGGCCGGGCACCGCGATCGGCACGAACCACCAGAAATCGGCCGCTTCGATCAAAATCGCATCGGTGATCCAGTAAAGCCCGAACACATGATGGCCGAAGCCGAAGGCGCACCCGAGCCAAAAGGCGTCTCGCGCCCGCGTGCTGGTGCCGATCAGAGCGAGCAGGCCGGGAATGGCGACGACCAGCACCGGCAGGCCATAGAGCGGCGGCAAGGCCGCGGCACTGAGGGCGCCGAGCACGCCCGCCGCGAGTAGCACCCGCCAGAAACGACGCGGCGGCGCGCCGCCAGCCGCGGCCAATGTCATCGGCGGATCACCCGCTCCGCCGGGATGGCGCCGCCGGTGAGTGCGGCGACGATACATTCCGCCGCCATCACCCCCATGCGTTCGAACGCGAGCGGCGTTACGCCGGCGACATGCGGGGTCGCGATCACGCGCGGATGGTTGCGCAGCGCCGCATCGGCCGGCGGTGGTTCGTCCTCGAACACGTCAAGGGCGGCGCCGGCGAGATGGCCGCGATCGAGCGCCTCGCGCAGCGCCACCTCGTCGATCAGCCCGCCGCGCGCGGTATTGATGACGAAGGCGCCGGCGGGAAGCCGCGCGATCGCGGCGGCATCGATCAGATGCCGCGTCTCCGGGGCCAGCGGGCAATGGAGCGAGAGGATATCGGCGTGCGCGAGCAGGCTCGGCAGATCGGAGATTCGCTCGGCGCCGGTGAGCGGCGCCGCGCCCGGCGTCGTCGCGAAAACCCGCATCCCGAACGCGCCGGCGAGCCGCGCGACCTCGCGGCCGATCGCCCCGAAGCCGATCAAGCCGAGGCGCTTGCCCGCGACATCGCCGACCGCGCTCGCAGCCCCGCGCCAGCCGCCGCCGGCGATCACCGCGCCGAGCGGTTTCAGTTCCTTGACCAAGGCGAGGATGAGGGCGAGCGTGTGCTCGGCGACCGCGAGCGCGTTCGAGCCCGGTGCATTGGTGACGAGGATGCCGCGCGCCCGCGCCGCCGCGACATCGACCTCATCGACGCCGACCCCGTGGCGCGCGATGATTTTGAGTTTCGGCGCCGCCGCCATCACCGTATCGTCGACGCGGCCCTGACGGCACAGAATGGCATCGGCGTCGACCTCGCGGGCGAGCGTCGCGATTGCCTTCGCGTCCGGATAAGGCGGCATCAGATGGACGGCGCAGCCGGCCGCTTCGAGCAACGCCCGAGCCGCCGGCGCGAGCCCGGGTGCCGTCATGATGACCTGAAAACGCGCCATCGCCGCTCCCGTCACGTCAGGTGAGGGCGTCGCGCAATTGCCGCTCGTAATGGCGGTAATATTTGTCGGTGACGAGATCGGTCTTCACCAGCACGATGACGTCGGTGGTGTTGAACTGGTCGTCGATCACCGCGCCGTCGCCAACGAAGCCGCCGAGGCGGAGATAGCCCTTGATCAGCGGCGGCAGTTGCGCCGCAACCCGCCGCGGATCGACCGCGCCGACCGGCAGGCGGCGCATCTCGACATAGCGATGCGGCAAGGCACGCGGGCGAAGCGCCGGCGGCGCGAGGTGATTGTCATAGAGATAGGTCAGCTCGGCGCTCAGCGCCTCGGGCCGCGTGCCGGGGAGGCTCGCGCACCCGAACATGAGATCGATCCGATGCAGAAACACGTAAGCGGCGATGCCGCGCCAGAGCAATTGCATGGCGGCGCTGCCACGATAGCCGACCGCAACGCAGGAGCGGCCGAGTTCCAGGATCTGCCCGGGATAGGCGATGAGGCGGCTGATATCGAATTCCCCCGCCGAGTAGAAACCGCCGGCGGCCTCGGCGGCGGCGCGGGTGATCAGCCGATAGGTCCCGACCACCCCCTCCGGTCCCGGCCCGATCGCGTGGTCGACGACGATGAGATGGTCGGCGACATCATCGAAGCGGTCGCGGTCGCGATGGCGGGCGGCGATGTCGGGGGCGGGGCGGGCGCCCATTTCCTCGAAGAAAATGCGAAAGCGCAGCGCCTCGGCGGCGTCGATCTCGGCCGGGCTGCGCGCCAGCCGGACGCCGAGATGGCCACTGCGGAGTTCGCCGAAACCATGGATTGGGTCGCGGCGGAGGGTGAAGGGCGCGGTCATCGCCGGGGTCCGATGGCAAGGGGGTGGGGGGCCGTCTCTTGGGGTGGCTCGCCGTTGGCCGCGGTGCGTCGGCCGAACAGTTCGAGTCGCATTGAGACGAGATCGAAGCCGAGCCGCGCGGCGAGGCTGTGCAGCATGGCTTCGAGGGCGGGATCGGTGAATTCGATCACCCGGCCGCTATCGGCGTCGATCAGGTGATAGTGATGGCCATGCGCCGTCGCCTCGTAGCGGGCGCGGCCGCCGCCGAAATCGCGGCGTTCCAGGATGCCTTTTTCCTCGAGAAGCCGCACCGTGCGATAGACCGTCGCGATCGAGATACGGGCGTCAAGGGCGCTGGCGCGGCGATAGAGTTCCTCGACATCGGGATGATCTTCCGCCTCGGACAGGACGCGGGCGATGATCCGCCTCTGGCCGGTCATTTTGAGGCGACGTTCGATGCATAGGCGTTCGATACGCGATTCCATCGGATCCTCGGTCACCCGCCACCTGGAAGCCCCCGCGCGGAAAAGCCTCCGGGCGGGCGCGCCCATGGTGGTAGCCGATCCGCCCCACCCCTGTCGACCTCGTGCCGGCTCTCGACCGCTTAACCCTTAAAGCGCAAGGTTCTGCCCGACCCGCCCCGCGATCAGATCAACCGATCGCATGCAATCGATCATGGCCCGGCCGATCATAGCAGGGCGTTTATGCCCGGGCGGGGGCGTTGCTGGCAAGAGACCGGCGCGCCGCGCGAGGATGGACGGCTCAGCCCTGATCGCGCGCCTTGGTGCCGAGGCCGATCTTCTTCGCGAGACTGGAGCGATGCTGGGCATAATTCGGCGCCACCATCGGGTAATCCGGCGGTAGATTCCAGCGCTCGCGATACTGTTCCGGGGTCATCCCATAGGATGTTTTCAGATGGCGGCGCAGCATTTTGAGCTTCTTGCCGTCTTCCAAGCAAATGATATAGTCTGGAGCGATGGACTTCTTAATCGGCACAGCCGGTTGCAATTTCTCGACTTCCGGTTGCTCTTTGCCGATATTGGTCAATGTTTTATAGACATCCTGAATCAGATTCGGCAGCATATCCACCGAGACCGAATTGTTGGTGACATGCGCCGAGACGATTCTTGCCGTCAGCTCCAGAATATCAGGCGAGACTTTAGAGTCCATGGCAGATTTTTCCTCGATGTGTAATTATAACTCTCACATAAATCGTTTGTCGATGAGTCGCAATGGATATGTCGCTCGTGACTGAGAAAAATACACCGGAAGGCAGTCCCACCCCGGATCACACCCTCGATATCACGCGAGATCTTTGTCCCATGACGTTTGTCAGGACGAGACTTATGCTCGATCGCATGGCGGAGGGGGAGACATTATTGGTGTTACTGAAAGGCGCCGAGCCGATCGCCAATGTTCCGCGCGCGGCGGCGGCGCTCGGGCATGGGATATTCCTTGGAGCCAAGGATTCTGAGGGAGTTGCGCGCGTTTTTATCAGGAAGGGGAGGGCGTTTGGCTGATCCCCCCGGTGGTTTCATTATCGCAATCTCTGCCCGGGGTCGCAGCGCGACTGGCATCGAGTGCCGCCTGAAGGATATAGGTGGCGGCGGCGCGATCGACGCTGGCGGCGCGCTTGCGCCGTGAAAGATCGGCCTCATTGATCAGCATGCGGTTGACGGCAGCGCTCGACAGCCGCTCGTCCCAGAAGGCGAGGGCGAGCGCGGTGGCGTCTCCTAGGGCGCGCGCCCAGTCCCGCGCCGCCTGCGCCGCTGGCCCCAAAGTGCCGTCAAGCGACAGCGGCAAGCCGACGACGAGCCCGCCGGCGCCTTCGCGCGCCGCGATCGCCGCGATCTCAGTGGCGTTGTCGCGAAGACGCCGGCGCCGGAGGCTGCCATAGGGCGAGGCGATGCTGAGCGTTACGTCCGAGAGCGCAAGCCCGATCGTCTGGCTGCCGGGGTCGATCCCGAGCAGCCGCATCCCCGGCGCAAGTGCTGCGCGAAGCGCCCGGAGTTCGGCCAGCAGGTTCGGGTTGCTGCGCGCCATGGCGGCGGTTATGGTCCGCGCCCGCCCTGAGACCAAGCCGGAATTGACCAAGAGAGAATTTTTCCCATGTCGCTCGATCCCGCGACCGTCCGTCGCATCGCCCATCTCGCCCGCATCCATATCGAAGATGACGACATTCCGCGTCTGCAGGCCGAATTGAACGGCATCCTCGGCTGGGTCGAGCAACTCGCCGGCGTCGATGTCGAGGGGGTGCGGCCGCTCACCGGGGCTGCGGAGATGGAATTGCCGATGCGTGCGGACGAGATCACCGATGGCGGCATCCCGGAACAGATTCTCGCCAACGCGCCCGAGCGCGCCGGCGATTACTTCGTCGTCCCCAAGGTGGTCGAATGAGCCTCACCGATCTCACGATTGCGCAGGCGTGCGCCGGCTTGCGCGAGGAAAAATTCACCGCCCGCGCATTGACCGAGGCGCATCTCGCGGCGATCGAGACACTCAACGGGCAGCTCAACGCCTTCATCACCGTCACCCCGGATCTCGCCCTAGCGCAGGCGGATGAAGCCGATAGGGCACTAAAGGACGGCACGGCCGGGCCGCTCGCCGGCATTCCGCTCGCGATCAAGGATCTCTTTTGCACCGCCGGGGTGCGCACCACGGCGGGAAGCCGAATTCTGGAGACCTTCGTCCCGCCCTATGAGAGCACGGTGACGGCGAACCTGCGCGCGGCGGACGCGGTATTCATCGGCAAAGCCAATCTCGACGAATTCGCCATGGGGTCATCGAACATGACCTCGGCCTTCGGGCCGGTGACCAATCCCTGGCGGCGGGCCGGCGATGAGGCGGCGCTCGTTCCCGGGGGCTCCTCCGGCGGCTCGGCGGCCGCGGTTGCGGCACGGCTTGCGCTCGGCGCCACCGGCACCGACACGGGCGGCTCGATCCGCCAGCCAGCCTCCTTTTGCGGCATCGTCGGCATGAAGCCGACCTATGGGCGTTGCTCGCGTTACGGCATCATCGCCTTTGCCTCGTCCCTCGATCAAGCTGGGCCGATGGCCCGCACCGTCGAGGATTGCGCGATTTTGCTCGGCGCCATGGCTGGGTTCGATCCCAAGGACAGCACTTCCGCCGATCGCCCGGTGCCAAACTTCGCCGCCGCCTGTGGGGAGGGCGTCAAGAGGCTCAAGATCGGCTTCGTGTCGGGTCTCCCGATTCCCAACATGCCGGGGGCGGATGCAGATGCAGACGTTATCGCCCGCATGCTCGACGATGCGGATAAGTGGCTTTGCCGCGACGACGACGGCGCAACCCGGGTGGATGTTACCCTTCCGCTTTTGCAACACGCGCTCCCCACCTACTATATCATCGCCCCGGCCGAGGCATCCTCCAACCTCGCGCGTTACGACGGCGTGCGTTTTGGGCGCCGCGCGGACGGCGCTGATCTGATCGAGATGTATGAACGCACCCGCGCCGAAGGTTTCGGCGATGAGGTCAAGCGCCGCATCCTGATCGGAACCTATGTGCTCTCGGCCGGCTATTATGATGCCTATTATCTTCGCGCGCAGAAAATCCGCCGGCTTATTTACGAGGATTTTCGAAAGGCGTTCGAGACCTGCGACGTGATCGTTTTGCCCACGGCGCCGACGGTCGCCTTTGCACAAAACGAAAAAATCGAAGACCCGCGTCTCATGTACCTCAACGATATTTACACGGTCCCGGTCAATCTCGCGGGGCTGCCGGCGATTTCGGTGCCCGTGACAGTGACGCCCGACCATGCCGCCGGCGGCGGGCTGCCGCTCGGCTTGCAGGTGATCGGCAGACCGTTCGAGGAGGAAAAGGTGTTTGCGGTTGCGGCGGCGATCGAGAAGGCGGCGGGATTTTCGGCGCTGCCGGCGCTCCGTGCGGGGGCGGCGCGATGAGCTACGTGATCGAGGGCAAAACCGGCCCGTGGGAACTCGTGATCGGGCTTGAAGTCCACGCCCAGGTGATTTCGAAGGCCAAACTCTTCAGCGGCGCCGCGACCGCGTTTGGCGCTGCGCCAAACAGCCAGGTGAGTTTCGTCGATGCCGCGTTTCCCGGCATGCTGCCGGTGATCAACCGCGAATGCGTCGCCCAGGCGGTCCGCACCGGGCTCGGGCTCAACGCCGAAATCCATCTCGAGAGCCGGTTCGACCGCAAGAATTATTTTTACGCCGATCTCCCCGCCGGCTATCAGATCAGCCAGTATCAACACCCGATCGTCGGGCGCGGCGTGATCGAAATCGAACTCGCCGACGGCACGGTGCGCGAAATCGGCATCACCCGCCTCCATCTCGAGCAGGATGCCGGCAAATCGCTGCATGATCAGCATCCGGCGAAAACCTATATCGATCTCAACCGCGCCGGCGTTGCGCTGATGGAAATCGTGAGCGAGCCCGATTTGCGCAGCCCCGAGGAAGCCGGCGCTTACCTGCGCAAGCTTCGCACCATTTTGCGCTATCTCGGCACCTGCGATGGCAACATGGATGAGGGCTCTATGCGCGCCGACGTCAATGTTTCGGTGCGCCGCGCCGGCGAGGATTTCCGCACCCGCTGCGAGGTCAAGAACGTGAACTCGGTGCGCTTCGTCATGCAGGCGATCGAAGCGGAAGCGCGGCGCCAGATCGCGGTTTGGGAGGAAGGCGGCGTCGTTTCGCAGGAAACCCGCCTGTTCGAGCCCGGGCGCGGCATTACGCGGAGCATGCGGAGCAAGGAAGACGCGCATGATTACCGCTATTTCCCCGACCCCGATCTGCTGCCGCTGGTGCTCGATCCCGCCTGGGTCGAGGCGCTGCGCCGGGATTTGCCGGAGCTGCCGGACGCGAAAAAGCAGCGTTTCATCAAAGATTACGGGCTTCCCGCCTATGACGCCGGGGTCTTGGTCGCCGAG
This portion of the Acidibrevibacterium fodinaquatile genome encodes:
- a CDS encoding RsmB/NOP family class I SAM-dependent RNA methyltransferase encodes the protein MPETPPPDPTRDSALFLLTETLDRHRTLDAALHALPGGDGRDRAAAHRLAATVLRRLGTLDAVLDAHLRRAPPVTVRHALRLGAAALLFLATPPHAAVSTAVALTRRAGFGAFAGLVNAVLRRVASDGGAALESLDPPRLDTPPWLWASWGEAARAIALGHQNDPPLDLTPLPGVSPLPAGEILPSGSLRLPPGSEVTALPGYREGNFFVQDTAAALPVRLLGPLAGQEVADLCAAPGGKTAQLVLAGARVTAVERAPARLARLAENLARLHLDAELVNADALTWRPGRRFDAVLLDAPCSATGTIRRHPEIPHLRSPRDLDAMIAAQDALLDAACTLLKPGGRLLYAVCSLQPEEGLARIKAALGRLPLRRAPIGADELPFLAEALTEAGDLRTHPGLWAAQGGMDGFFAARLIRL
- a CDS encoding helix-turn-helix domain-containing protein gives rise to the protein MPSDEFSGHSEKESKPSPIDVHVGSRIRLRRTLLGMSQERLGEALGLTFQQVQKYERGANRVGASRLFDLARVLDVPISYFFDDMPEPLAATYGSPSARRALGFAEAQEGFGDDTMSRRETLELVRAYYRISEPAVRKRVFELIKSLTSEG
- the lnt gene encoding apolipoprotein N-acyltransferase — translated: MTLAAAGGAPPRRFWRVLLAAGVLGALSAAALPPLYGLPVLVVAIPGLLALIGTSTRARDAFWLGCAFGFGHHVFGLYWITDAILIEAADFWWFVPIAVPGLAAILAPFIGIAALVAWFVPAGWRRVLLFAAVWMLGDLVRQFLGGGFPWNPWASVWAFPGVAGEIMLQPIALVGTQGVTGLTLLLAGLPALGRRGWLAGAALLVVWAGFGAVWRARPAGAPPGITAILVQGNVAEGDKWSPERAVTIFRRYLDLTSEGVYRADQGRTVSGHADSGHADLGHGGVGQTLVIWPETASPYPLLDDPEARRAIAIAAGGAPALVGSVRRGRDGRPRNSLIALDGKGDVIGVYDKYHLVPGGEYQPQWLPLPVDIVPGGGFAPGAGPKTLTLPGLVPVAPLICYEAIYPHAIVDEAARPRLLVNITNDAWFGNSSGPRQHLAAARMRAIEEGLPLLRAANTGISAAFDAHGREVARLGLGQTGIKLVAVPGALPPPPFARFGLLVPLLLGFAAIAVVIGVGLARKWEISGHQFKT
- a CDS encoding hydroxyacid dehydrogenase, with protein sequence MARFQVIMTAPGLAPAARALLEAAGCAVHLMPPYPDAKAIATLAREVDADAILCRQGRVDDTVMAAAPKLKIIARHGVGVDEVDVAAARARGILVTNAPGSNALAVAEHTLALILALVKELKPLGAVIAGGGWRGAASAVGDVAGKRLGLIGFGAIGREVARLAGAFGMRVFATTPGAAPLTGAERISDLPSLLAHADILSLHCPLAPETRHLIDAAAIARLPAGAFVINTARGGLIDEVALREALDRGHLAGAALDVFEDEPPPADAALRNHPRVIATPHVAGVTPLAFERMGVMAAECIVAALTGGAIPAERVIRR
- a CDS encoding GNAT family N-acetyltransferase — encoded protein: MTAPFTLRRDPIHGFGELRSGHLGVRLARSPAEIDAAEALRFRIFFEEMGARPAPDIAARHRDRDRFDDVADHLIVVDHAIGPGPEGVVGTYRLITRAAAEAAGGFYSAGEFDISRLIAYPGQILELGRSCVAVGYRGSAAMQLLWRGIAAYVFLHRIDLMFGCASLPGTRPEALSAELTYLYDNHLAPPALRPRALPHRYVEMRRLPVGAVDPRRVAAQLPPLIKGYLRLGGFVGDGAVIDDQFNTTDVIVLVKTDLVTDKYYRHYERQLRDALT
- a CDS encoding Fur family transcriptional regulator; its protein translation is MESRIERLCIERRLKMTGQRRIIARVLSEAEDHPDVEELYRRASALDARISIATVYRTVRLLEEKGILERRDFGGGRARYEATAHGHHYHLIDADSGRVIEFTDPALEAMLHSLAARLGFDLVSMRLELFGRRTAANGEPPQETAPHPLAIGPRR
- a CDS encoding MucR family transcriptional regulator, which encodes MDSKVSPDILELTARIVSAHVTNNSVSVDMLPNLIQDVYKTLTNIGKEQPEVEKLQPAVPIKKSIAPDYIICLEDGKKLKMLRRHLKTSYGMTPEQYRERWNLPPDYPMVAPNYAQHRSSLAKKIGLGTKARDQG
- a CDS encoding sulfurtransferase TusA family protein, with protein sequence MDMSLVTEKNTPEGSPTPDHTLDITRDLCPMTFVRTRLMLDRMAEGETLLVLLKGAEPIANVPRAAAALGHGIFLGAKDSEGVARVFIRKGRAFG
- the ruvX gene encoding Holliday junction resolvase RuvX, whose protein sequence is MRLLGIDPGSQTIGLALSDVTLSIASPYGSLRRRRLRDNATEIAAIAAREGAGGLVVGLPLSLDGTLGPAAQAARDWARALGDATALALAFWDERLSSAAVNRMLINEADLSRRKRAASVDRAAATYILQAALDASRAATPGRDCDNETTGGISQTPSPS
- the gatC gene encoding Asp-tRNA(Asn)/Glu-tRNA(Gln) amidotransferase subunit GatC; this translates as MSLDPATVRRIAHLARIHIEDDDIPRLQAELNGILGWVEQLAGVDVEGVRPLTGAAEMELPMRADEITDGGIPEQILANAPERAGDYFVVPKVVE
- the gatA gene encoding Asp-tRNA(Asn)/Glu-tRNA(Gln) amidotransferase subunit GatA, yielding MSLTDLTIAQACAGLREEKFTARALTEAHLAAIETLNGQLNAFITVTPDLALAQADEADRALKDGTAGPLAGIPLAIKDLFCTAGVRTTAGSRILETFVPPYESTVTANLRAADAVFIGKANLDEFAMGSSNMTSAFGPVTNPWRRAGDEAALVPGGSSGGSAAAVAARLALGATGTDTGGSIRQPASFCGIVGMKPTYGRCSRYGIIAFASSLDQAGPMARTVEDCAILLGAMAGFDPKDSTSADRPVPNFAAACGEGVKRLKIGFVSGLPIPNMPGADADADVIARMLDDADKWLCRDDDGATRVDVTLPLLQHALPTYYIIAPAEASSNLARYDGVRFGRRADGADLIEMYERTRAEGFGDEVKRRILIGTYVLSAGYYDAYYLRAQKIRRLIYEDFRKAFETCDVIVLPTAPTVAFAQNEKIEDPRLMYLNDIYTVPVNLAGLPAISVPVTVTPDHAAGGGLPLGLQVIGRPFEEEKVFAVAAAIEKAAGFSALPALRAGAAR
- the gatB gene encoding Asp-tRNA(Asn)/Glu-tRNA(Gln) amidotransferase subunit GatB, producing MSYVIEGKTGPWELVIGLEVHAQVISKAKLFSGAATAFGAAPNSQVSFVDAAFPGMLPVINRECVAQAVRTGLGLNAEIHLESRFDRKNYFYADLPAGYQISQYQHPIVGRGVIEIELADGTVREIGITRLHLEQDAGKSLHDQHPAKTYIDLNRAGVALMEIVSEPDLRSPEEAGAYLRKLRTILRYLGTCDGNMDEGSMRADVNVSVRRAGEDFRTRCEVKNVNSVRFVMQAIEAEARRQIAVWEEGGVVSQETRLFEPGRGITRSMRSKEDAHDYRYFPDPDLLPLVLDPAWVEALRRDLPELPDAKKQRFIKDYGLPAYDAGVLVAEQASADYFEAVARGRDGKFAANWVIGDLFAALNRTGRTIETSPVSALALGQLLDLISDGTINGRIAKDVFEEMVESGAAPGEIVERKNLRQVTDTGAIERAIAAVLAANADKVAEYKAGKEKLFGFFVGQVMKAMAGKGNPALVNDVLRRLLG